In the genome of Oncorhynchus clarkii lewisi isolate Uvic-CL-2024 chromosome 4, UVic_Ocla_1.0, whole genome shotgun sequence, one region contains:
- the LOC139407815 gene encoding adenosine 5'-monophosphoramidase HINT3-like gives MENSAGDTVQQRHDDTQSNLSSDMEDNCVFCMIAENQDKDTEIVKQDSELVCFRDINPAAPHHYLVVPKKHIVSCFSLFKEHVKLVERMAEMGRAVLQENGIVNPNDIRMGFHRPPYISVPHLHLHVLAPTSEITDDMAHKFTPGTMRFATEDLLRRTLVSGVDPDHYLMLTCISGRGLSE, from the exons ATGGAGAACAGCGCAGGGGACACTGTACAACAACGCCACGATGATACACAAAGTAATTTATCCAGCGACATGGAAGACAACTGCGTGTTCTGTATGATTGCTGAAAACCAAGACAAGGACACAGAAATTGTTAAACAG GATTCTGAACTAGTCTGCTTTCGGGACATTAACCCCGCTGCACCACATCACTACCTGGTTGTGCCAAAAAAACATATAGTGAGCTGCTTTTCTCTCTTTAAGGAGCACGTAAAGCTAG TTGAGAGGATGGCTGAGATGGGGAGGGCTGTGTTGCAGGAAAATGGCATTGTCAATCCAAATGACATCAG GATGGGGTTCCACAGACCTCCATATATCTCTGTacctcacctccacctccatgtCCTCGCCCCGACAAGTGAGATCACTGACGACATGGCACACAAGTTCACACCAGGCACAATGAGGTTCGCCACA GAGGATTTATTGCGCAGGACCCTGGTCAGTGGAGTGGATCCAGATCATTATCTGATGCTTACATGCATCAGTGGGAGAGGGCTCTCTGAATGA
- the LOC139407207 gene encoding nuclear receptor coactivator 7-like isoform X1, with protein sequence MEKRERKPGYFSRLKRRRQLKQSQSGKAVAEQNRLDLSSKMPVISCPDPAFSEPLERIKPNLPGVSDGNRSSQAKREKRPPGTVEYTVGLQESLSSIALKFNITPNKLVQLNRLFCRSIYPGQKLFVPDVGQSGADSQSVGSSDPAFPSGLSEKVLQDGDSSGRSVRPLRRVLSPPSEDESPATVKFIKMSCKYFTDGMGVVGGVMIVTPNNIMFDPHKSDPLVIEHGCEEYGLLCPMEEVVSVALYDDISRMTLKDALPLDPPQDLCPLYRPGEWEELPSECDLNPFSRYEALDPKRPIVLDDINSALSETVIARAECDPADKSPSDECFTELELPLKWSAEEPKSGSRPPASATSSDQQGEPPGSNTPKRAKSQDQSPSDSVPLTSQRGEEEDEGLVQNRSIEDMTESLPVSSETEKDGELLKEKLASLATGQDDNSTGQLVNSVSIREQSESAMDQNRKLSFSETAEAPGKCISWEPSPAGELQNGPMIEGLSEEEKRKRRNKAEVKSWLLERMQAPIQNTLLSTERKSKTPPMFLCLKVGKPMRKSFVFSRSSSPAHTREKQPEYWFAVPQERVDHLYAFFVQWSPDVYGKVAREQGFVVVEKDELNMIDNFFSDPVTPHSWEIITINEATRRQTFGSYEGEEPSGDLLPMLSDPSTLLQDTHIEKLARLLPARAQGYPWRLAYSTAEHGTSLKTLYRSLLDVDSPVLLVIKDMGNQLFGGYSTHPFRVSEHCYGTGETFLFSFCPEIKMYHWTGQNSYFVKGNIDSLQMGGGGGQIGLWVDADLYHGTTSSCATFHNQPLATQKDFTIHSVEVWAFE encoded by the exons atggagaagagggagaggaagcctGGCTACTTTTCCAG GCTGAAGAGGCGGAGACAGCTCAAGCAGAGCCAATCAGGGAAGGCAGTGGCTGAGCAGAACCGGTTGGATTTGTCCTCAAAGATGCCCGTCATCTCCTGCCCAGACCCTGCTTTTTCTGAACCCCTGGAGAGGATTAAACCTAACCTGCCTGGAGTCTCAG ATGGCAACAGGAGCAGCCAGgccaagagagagaagaggcccCCCGGGACAGTGGAGTATACC GTGGGACTCCAGGAATCTCTAAGCAGCATTGCTCTGAAGTTTAACATCACCCCGAACAAACTGGTGCAGCTCAACCGTCTCTTCTGCCGTAGTATCTATCCTGGACAG AAGCTGTTTGTTCCTGACGTGGGCCAATCGGGTGCCGACTCTCAGTCTGTGGGTTCTTCTGACCCCGCCTTCCCCAGCGGCCTATCAGAGAAGGTGTTACAG GATGGAGACTCCAGCGGCAGGTCAGTAAGACCATTACGACGGGTGCTGTCGCCCCCGTCCGAGGACGAGAGCCCCGCCACGGTCAAGTTCATTAAGATGAGCTGCAAGTACTTTACTGACGGAATG GGTGTGGTGGGAGGGGTGATGATCGTGACGCCCAACAACATCATGTTTGACCCTCACAAGTCTGACCCCCTGGTGATTGAGCACGGCTGTGAGGAGTACGGCCTCCTCTGCcccatggaggaggtggtgtctgTGGCCCTCTACGACGACATCTCCCGCATGACGCTCAAGGACGCGTTGCCGTT AGACCCACCCCAGGATCTGTGTCCTCTGTACAGGCCCGGGGAGTGGGAGGAGCTGCCCTCAGAGTGCGACCTTAACCCCTTTAGCCGCTACGAGGCGCTGGACCCCAAACGACCCATCGTCCTGGACGACATCAACTCTGCCCTGTCAGAGACTG TCATAGCGAGAGCAGAGTGTGATCCAGCAGACAAGTCTCCATCAGATGAGTGTTTCACAGAGCTGGAGCTTCCATTGAAATGGAGCGCAGAGGAACCGAAGAGCGGATCCAGACCGCCTGCCAGTGCTACAAGCTCGGACCAGCAAGGAGAGCCTCCAGGATCTAATACCCCTAAACGAGCAAAGTCCCAGGACCAGTCCCCCTCTGACTCAGTCCCACTGACCtcgcagagaggggaggaggaggatgaaggacTGGTACAGAACAGATCCATTGAGGACATGACAGAATCACTGCCCGTCTCATCAGAGACTGAGAAAGACGGTGAACTCTTGAAGGAGAAGCTTGCTAGCCTAGCCACAGGCCAAGACGACAACTCTACAGGGCAACTAGTGAACAGTGTTAGCATTAGAGAACAATCAGAATCCGCAATGGACCAAAACAGGAAGCTGAGCTTCAGTGAGACTGCCGAGGCTCCGGGAAAATGTATTTCTTGGGAACCCAGCCCTGCAGGCGAGCTGCAGAACGGACCAATGATAGAGGGGCTGAGTGAAGAAGAGAAGCGGAAGAGGAGAAACAAAGCGGAGGTGAAGTCCTGGCTGCTGGAGCGGATGCAGGCGCCCATCCAAA ACACGCTTCTGTCCACGGAGAGGAAGAGTAAGACCCCTCCCATGTTCCTTTGCCTCAAGGTGGGCAAGCCCATGAGGAAGTCCTTCGTCTTTAGCCGGTCATCCAGCCCCGCTCACACGAGAGAAAAGCAGCCGGAATACTGGTTTGCTGTGCcccaggagag GGTGGACCACCTATATGCGTTTTTTGTCCAATGGTCTCCTGATGTGTACGGTAAGGTGGCCAGGGAGCAGGGCTTCGTGGTCGTGGAGAAGGACGAGCTCAACATGATTGATAACTTCTTCAGTGACCCCGTGACACCTCACAGCTGGGAG ATCATCACCATCAACGAGGCGACGCGCAGGCAGACTTTTGGCAGTTACGAAGGGGAGGAGCCTTCGGGGGATCTACTGCCCATGCTCAGTGACCCTAGCACTCTGTTACAGGACACACACATAGAGAAG CTTGCGCGTCTGCTGCCGGCGCGGGCGCAGGGGTATCCATGGAGACTGGCTTACAGTACGGCAGAACACGGGACCAGCTTAAAGACCCTGTACAGGAGCCTATTGGATGTGGACAGCCCTGTGCTACTGGTCATCAAAGACATGGGCAACCAG TTGTTTGGGGGATACTCTACCCATCCTTTCAGAGTAAGTGAGCATTGCTATGGCACGGGAGAGACCTTCCTCTTCAGCTTCTGCCCTGAGATCAAG ATGTACCACTGGACTGGGCAGAACTCCTACTTTGTTAAAGGCAACATAGATTCTCTtcagatgggaggaggagg aGGTCAGATAGGGCTGTGGGTGGACGCTGACCTGTACCACGGCACCACCTCCAGCTGTGCCACCTTCCACAACCAGCCCCTCGCCACCCAGAAGGACTTCACCATCCACAGTGTGGAGGTCTGGGCCTTCGAGTag
- the LOC139407207 gene encoding nuclear receptor coactivator 7-like isoform X2 — protein sequence MEKRERKPGYFSRLKRRRQLKQSQSGKAVAEQNRLDLSSKMPVISCPDPAFSEPLERIKPNLPGVSDGNRSSQAKREKRPPGTVEYTVGLQESLSSIALKFNITPNKLVQLNRLFCRSIYPGQKLFVPDVGQSGADSQSVGSSDPAFPSGLSEKVLQDGDSSGRSVRPLRRVLSPPSEDESPATVKFIKMSCKYFTDGMGVVGGVMIVTPNNIMFDPHKSDPLVIEHGCEEYGLLCPMEEVVSVALYDDISRMTLKDALPLPGEWEELPSECDLNPFSRYEALDPKRPIVLDDINSALSETVIARAECDPADKSPSDECFTELELPLKWSAEEPKSGSRPPASATSSDQQGEPPGSNTPKRAKSQDQSPSDSVPLTSQRGEEEDEGLVQNRSIEDMTESLPVSSETEKDGELLKEKLASLATGQDDNSTGQLVNSVSIREQSESAMDQNRKLSFSETAEAPGKCISWEPSPAGELQNGPMIEGLSEEEKRKRRNKAEVKSWLLERMQAPIQNTLLSTERKSKTPPMFLCLKVGKPMRKSFVFSRSSSPAHTREKQPEYWFAVPQERVDHLYAFFVQWSPDVYGKVAREQGFVVVEKDELNMIDNFFSDPVTPHSWEIITINEATRRQTFGSYEGEEPSGDLLPMLSDPSTLLQDTHIEKLARLLPARAQGYPWRLAYSTAEHGTSLKTLYRSLLDVDSPVLLVIKDMGNQLFGGYSTHPFRVSEHCYGTGETFLFSFCPEIKMYHWTGQNSYFVKGNIDSLQMGGGGGQIGLWVDADLYHGTTSSCATFHNQPLATQKDFTIHSVEVWAFE from the exons atggagaagagggagaggaagcctGGCTACTTTTCCAG GCTGAAGAGGCGGAGACAGCTCAAGCAGAGCCAATCAGGGAAGGCAGTGGCTGAGCAGAACCGGTTGGATTTGTCCTCAAAGATGCCCGTCATCTCCTGCCCAGACCCTGCTTTTTCTGAACCCCTGGAGAGGATTAAACCTAACCTGCCTGGAGTCTCAG ATGGCAACAGGAGCAGCCAGgccaagagagagaagaggcccCCCGGGACAGTGGAGTATACC GTGGGACTCCAGGAATCTCTAAGCAGCATTGCTCTGAAGTTTAACATCACCCCGAACAAACTGGTGCAGCTCAACCGTCTCTTCTGCCGTAGTATCTATCCTGGACAG AAGCTGTTTGTTCCTGACGTGGGCCAATCGGGTGCCGACTCTCAGTCTGTGGGTTCTTCTGACCCCGCCTTCCCCAGCGGCCTATCAGAGAAGGTGTTACAG GATGGAGACTCCAGCGGCAGGTCAGTAAGACCATTACGACGGGTGCTGTCGCCCCCGTCCGAGGACGAGAGCCCCGCCACGGTCAAGTTCATTAAGATGAGCTGCAAGTACTTTACTGACGGAATG GGTGTGGTGGGAGGGGTGATGATCGTGACGCCCAACAACATCATGTTTGACCCTCACAAGTCTGACCCCCTGGTGATTGAGCACGGCTGTGAGGAGTACGGCCTCCTCTGCcccatggaggaggtggtgtctgTGGCCCTCTACGACGACATCTCCCGCATGACGCTCAAGGACGCGTTGCCGTT GCCCGGGGAGTGGGAGGAGCTGCCCTCAGAGTGCGACCTTAACCCCTTTAGCCGCTACGAGGCGCTGGACCCCAAACGACCCATCGTCCTGGACGACATCAACTCTGCCCTGTCAGAGACTG TCATAGCGAGAGCAGAGTGTGATCCAGCAGACAAGTCTCCATCAGATGAGTGTTTCACAGAGCTGGAGCTTCCATTGAAATGGAGCGCAGAGGAACCGAAGAGCGGATCCAGACCGCCTGCCAGTGCTACAAGCTCGGACCAGCAAGGAGAGCCTCCAGGATCTAATACCCCTAAACGAGCAAAGTCCCAGGACCAGTCCCCCTCTGACTCAGTCCCACTGACCtcgcagagaggggaggaggaggatgaaggacTGGTACAGAACAGATCCATTGAGGACATGACAGAATCACTGCCCGTCTCATCAGAGACTGAGAAAGACGGTGAACTCTTGAAGGAGAAGCTTGCTAGCCTAGCCACAGGCCAAGACGACAACTCTACAGGGCAACTAGTGAACAGTGTTAGCATTAGAGAACAATCAGAATCCGCAATGGACCAAAACAGGAAGCTGAGCTTCAGTGAGACTGCCGAGGCTCCGGGAAAATGTATTTCTTGGGAACCCAGCCCTGCAGGCGAGCTGCAGAACGGACCAATGATAGAGGGGCTGAGTGAAGAAGAGAAGCGGAAGAGGAGAAACAAAGCGGAGGTGAAGTCCTGGCTGCTGGAGCGGATGCAGGCGCCCATCCAAA ACACGCTTCTGTCCACGGAGAGGAAGAGTAAGACCCCTCCCATGTTCCTTTGCCTCAAGGTGGGCAAGCCCATGAGGAAGTCCTTCGTCTTTAGCCGGTCATCCAGCCCCGCTCACACGAGAGAAAAGCAGCCGGAATACTGGTTTGCTGTGCcccaggagag GGTGGACCACCTATATGCGTTTTTTGTCCAATGGTCTCCTGATGTGTACGGTAAGGTGGCCAGGGAGCAGGGCTTCGTGGTCGTGGAGAAGGACGAGCTCAACATGATTGATAACTTCTTCAGTGACCCCGTGACACCTCACAGCTGGGAG ATCATCACCATCAACGAGGCGACGCGCAGGCAGACTTTTGGCAGTTACGAAGGGGAGGAGCCTTCGGGGGATCTACTGCCCATGCTCAGTGACCCTAGCACTCTGTTACAGGACACACACATAGAGAAG CTTGCGCGTCTGCTGCCGGCGCGGGCGCAGGGGTATCCATGGAGACTGGCTTACAGTACGGCAGAACACGGGACCAGCTTAAAGACCCTGTACAGGAGCCTATTGGATGTGGACAGCCCTGTGCTACTGGTCATCAAAGACATGGGCAACCAG TTGTTTGGGGGATACTCTACCCATCCTTTCAGAGTAAGTGAGCATTGCTATGGCACGGGAGAGACCTTCCTCTTCAGCTTCTGCCCTGAGATCAAG ATGTACCACTGGACTGGGCAGAACTCCTACTTTGTTAAAGGCAACATAGATTCTCTtcagatgggaggaggagg aGGTCAGATAGGGCTGTGGGTGGACGCTGACCTGTACCACGGCACCACCTCCAGCTGTGCCACCTTCCACAACCAGCCCCTCGCCACCCAGAAGGACTTCACCATCCACAGTGTGGAGGTCTGGGCCTTCGAGTag